A window from Mesorhizobium sp. WSM2240 encodes these proteins:
- a CDS encoding BamA/TamA family outer membrane protein — MRRGVRSRRHQTGQYAARQARRVPRPAHRGGGCDRRGWPAANQRRRAGEAASSLRRRRQLFVTRRGGFRGLLAAPQPVRQGRKAALRRQGGRHRQRCRRGGGFDPADFTYRLAATFTKPGVYTPDTDFVASLIGDREVLDPYTRSAVIAQVGFNHMFSEHLSARLFAYGEHARFDDDFGERDFNTVGFLGGLILDRRDNSANATEGYYIEALADPFFEFNYGNAALRATVEGRVYYGFLEDDLIVAAARLKLGSVVGSPVDETAPDKLFFAGGGGSVRGYAYRSIGIPSPEGGVTGGRSLIEGSAELRARVTDSIGVVAFADAGYVAADSFPEFSEDLKVGVGAGLRYITGLGPIRLDLAMPLDPGPDDPDVAFYIGLGQAF, encoded by the coding sequence ATACGGCGTGGAGTACGATCCCGACGACATCAAACGGGCCAATACGCGGCTCGCCAAGCTCGACGTGTTCCGCGCCCAGCGCATCGAGGAGGCGGATGCGATCGGCGAGGATGGCCTGCTGCCAATCAGCGTCGTCGTGCAGGAGAGGCTGCCTCGTCGCTTCGGCGTCGGCGCCAGCTATTCGTCACTCGACGGGGCGGGTTTCGAGGCCTACTGGCTGCACCGCAACCTGTTCGGCAGGGCCGAAAGGCTGCGCTTCGACGCCAGGGTGGCCGGCATCGGCAACGATGCCGGCGAGGGGGCGGCTTCGATCCAGCCGACTTCACCTACCGCCTCGCCGCCACCTTCACCAAGCCGGGCGTCTATACGCCTGATACGGACTTCGTCGCTTCGCTGATCGGCGACCGCGAAGTGCTCGACCCCTATACGCGCAGCGCGGTCATTGCGCAGGTGGGCTTCAACCACATGTTTTCAGAACACCTCTCGGCGCGTCTTTTCGCCTATGGCGAGCATGCACGCTTCGATGACGACTTCGGAGAACGCGACTTCAACACCGTCGGCTTTCTGGGCGGCCTCATCCTCGATCGGCGCGACAATTCGGCCAACGCTACCGAGGGCTACTACATCGAGGCGCTCGCCGACCCCTTTTTCGAGTTCAACTACGGCAACGCCGCGCTCCGCGCCACCGTCGAAGGCCGCGTCTACTATGGCTTTTTGGAAGACGATTTGATCGTCGCCGCCGCAAGGCTGAAGCTCGGTTCGGTGGTCGGGTCGCCGGTCGACGAAACAGCGCCGGACAAACTGTTCTTCGCCGGCGGCGGCGGTTCTGTGCGCGGCTACGCCTATCGCAGCATCGGCATCCCTTCTCCGGAGGGCGGGGTCACCGGCGGGCGCTCGCTGATCGAGGGATCGGCCGAGTTGCGCGCCCGCGTCACCGATTCCATCGGGGTCGTCGCATTCGCCGATGCCGGCTATGTCGCTGCCGATTCATTTCCCGAATTTTCCGAGGACTTGAAGGTCGGCGTGGGCGCCGGTCTGCGCTACATTACCGGGCTCGGCCCGATAAGGCTTGATCTTGCAATGCCGCTCGACCCGGGGCCGGACGACCCGGACGTCGCTTTCTACATCGGATTAGGACAAGCGTTTTGA
- a CDS encoding translocation/assembly module TamB domain-containing protein: MTRIILAIALFLFALPAVAQDTEQEDRSYFIGFVEDQLSTPNRQIRINGIQGVLSSNATINEITIADREGIWLRITNARIVWTRSALLLGRLDIQTLAADSIDVLRRPLPEEGLPAPEASSFRVPELPLSVTLGALEVPSITFGEDVFGLASQLAVTGRLRLAGGSLDTELNVTRLDGPGGQLALTALYANDTQVLDLDLSLTEPANGIVANALDIEGRPPMALTLAGEGPLAELDLALTLDADAQRVLTGTTRLRQQSGGLGFVANVEGPIARLIPPRFREFFGAETTLAADGVFKTGGGLALQSLDLRSGALSLTAAAETTADNFLQRLTLDASIDNQGAERVVLPVPGGQTTVDRAALTIAFGENADENWTGSLTVAEIATDTFAAQNITLTANGVAENISQPTERRISFAVEGDATGITATRADIAEALGDAIDLDIQGDWRAGGPVKLARALLSGNGLSVSLAGDIAELAFRGDIAVNATSIAPFSQLAGRNVSGGLDLDASGRLEPVTGGFDLTVDGVATGLTIDSPAADNLLQGETRITGRVARGETGLVADGLRVFNEQVSMTADGSFATGAADFNFDLALTDLALVSEDAAGRLTARGRASGSDGLIGLTFGAEVAEGSLVGKNLREAVLGFEGTLREGDLDGQVTGNAFLDGTRVQLSSGVALNENGRRLSALDFSAGGTRITGDVTQTPAGLFDGTLKIASADISTAAALLLVQATGAVNADVTLEPVEDRQNATIKANAENLVADTVSLGRADLQASVADLFNVPVANGSLQASDVTAAGIEVARLSATAESSGATTNFSADATLKNGATATASGALSPVDGGWRLGLQTVELAQGGLAARLVEPAVLEVRGQDISVGNLAFDVGGGRVSAQGTIAQSLDLSVTIAALPLAIANTVRPDLALGGTIDGTATIGGTRARPDIRFNVHGRSIAASALRQAGLRTVSLDATGTSSAERLNVDAAITSPEGLRATVRGGVPLGEGALALDISLNAFPLAVLNAAAPGHNLGGSLSGTARVTGPLARPAASFELHGAGLRASALDAAGLSPLEATASGSFANDVVTLSSARVSGPQGLSLTANGRLPLSGTGISVTVDGQAPLSLADRFLAERGAQASGTVSLAATISGSLMQPAIRGTVSTTGAQFIDPQTNIRLRDIAVSAAIDGDRVTIRSGSAAIAAGGSLSVSGSVSTNAQAGFPADVRINLNQARYADGNLVVATLSGSLALTGPLTRDPLLSGDIAVERAEITVPESLGGGAAAIDVIHINPPRPVAETLHRARADDGTPTPSARPSVVRLNIAVSAPSRIFVRGRGLDAELGGTVRLTGPATDIQPVGGFNLIRGRLSILGQRITFDEGTVTLVGDLDPFINFVARSGGNDITVFITVSGRVSDPDISFSSQPELPEDEVLARLIFNRGINELSPFQIAQLAAAAAELAGGSNTSLLGSLRSATGLDDLDIVTDAEGNAAVRAGRYIQDNIYLGVEAGASGTTRATINLDITDNLKARASVGAGGDSGAGIFYEKDY, from the coding sequence TTGACCCGCATCATCCTGGCCATCGCCCTTTTTCTCTTCGCGCTTCCCGCCGTCGCGCAGGACACGGAGCAGGAAGACCGATCCTACTTCATCGGTTTCGTCGAGGACCAGCTTTCGACGCCGAACCGCCAGATCCGGATCAACGGCATTCAGGGCGTTCTGTCGTCCAATGCGACGATCAATGAGATCACCATCGCCGACCGCGAAGGCATATGGCTGCGCATCACCAATGCCCGCATCGTCTGGACCCGCTCGGCGCTGCTGCTCGGACGCCTCGACATCCAGACGCTTGCCGCAGATAGCATAGACGTGCTGCGCCGGCCGCTGCCGGAAGAAGGCCTGCCCGCGCCCGAAGCGAGCTCGTTCCGTGTGCCGGAACTGCCGCTTTCAGTCACTTTGGGCGCGCTCGAAGTCCCCAGCATCACCTTCGGCGAGGACGTGTTTGGCCTTGCGTCGCAACTCGCGGTGACCGGCAGGCTCCGGCTCGCCGGCGGCTCGCTCGATACCGAACTCAACGTCACTCGCCTCGACGGGCCTGGCGGACAACTCGCGCTGACAGCTCTATACGCCAACGATACGCAGGTGCTCGACCTCGATCTCTCCCTGACCGAGCCGGCAAACGGTATCGTCGCAAACGCGCTCGACATAGAAGGCCGGCCGCCGATGGCGCTGACGCTGGCGGGCGAGGGGCCGCTGGCGGAACTCGACCTCGCGCTGACACTCGATGCTGATGCCCAACGCGTCCTGACCGGCACGACGCGGCTTCGCCAGCAATCGGGCGGGCTAGGGTTCGTCGCCAATGTCGAGGGGCCGATCGCGCGTTTGATCCCGCCGCGCTTCCGTGAATTCTTCGGCGCCGAGACGACGCTTGCAGCCGACGGCGTGTTCAAGACCGGCGGCGGGCTTGCGCTCCAAAGCCTGGATCTGCGCAGCGGCGCGCTGAGCCTAACGGCCGCGGCCGAAACCACCGCTGACAATTTCCTGCAGAGGCTCACGCTCGATGCCTCGATCGACAATCAAGGCGCCGAGCGCGTCGTGCTGCCCGTGCCCGGCGGCCAGACCACGGTCGATCGCGCCGCGCTGACGATCGCCTTCGGCGAGAATGCCGACGAGAACTGGACCGGGTCGCTGACCGTCGCTGAAATCGCTACCGACACCTTTGCCGCGCAAAATATAACGCTGACGGCGAATGGGGTGGCCGAGAACATCAGCCAACCGACGGAGCGACGGATCAGCTTCGCGGTCGAAGGTGATGCCACCGGCATCACCGCGACGCGGGCCGACATCGCCGAAGCGCTCGGCGACGCGATCGACCTGGACATCCAAGGCGATTGGCGGGCGGGCGGGCCGGTAAAACTCGCTCGCGCGCTGCTTTCCGGCAACGGCCTCAGCGTCTCTCTGGCGGGCGACATCGCTGAACTGGCGTTTCGCGGCGACATCGCCGTCAACGCGACGAGCATCGCGCCATTTTCGCAACTGGCGGGACGCAATGTCTCTGGCGGGCTCGATCTCGACGCTTCCGGCAGGCTCGAGCCGGTCACCGGCGGTTTCGACCTGACTGTGGACGGCGTCGCCACCGGACTGACGATCGACAGCCCCGCCGCCGACAATCTGCTGCAGGGTGAGACCCGCATCACCGGCCGCGTCGCGCGCGGCGAAACAGGCCTCGTCGCCGACGGTCTGCGCGTCTTCAACGAGCAGGTCTCAATGACGGCCGACGGCAGCTTTGCCACAGGCGCTGCAGATTTTAATTTCGACCTGGCGCTGACCGATCTGGCGCTCGTCTCGGAGGATGCGGCCGGCCGTCTGACGGCCAGGGGCCGTGCATCGGGTTCCGATGGGCTGATCGGTCTTACTTTCGGAGCCGAAGTGGCCGAGGGCTCTCTGGTCGGCAAGAATTTGCGCGAGGCGGTGCTCGGCTTCGAAGGCACGCTGCGGGAAGGCGACCTCGACGGCCAGGTGACCGGCAACGCCTTCCTCGACGGGACGCGCGTGCAGCTTTCGAGCGGCGTTGCGCTGAACGAAAACGGCCGCCGGCTGAGTGCGCTGGATTTTTCCGCCGGCGGCACGCGAATCACCGGCGATGTCACCCAGACCCCCGCCGGCCTGTTCGATGGTACGCTGAAAATTGCCTCCGCCGACATTTCGACGGCCGCCGCGCTGTTGCTGGTTCAGGCGACTGGCGCGGTAAACGCCGATGTTACTCTCGAGCCCGTCGAGGACCGGCAGAACGCCACAATAAAGGCGAACGCCGAGAATCTCGTCGCCGATACAGTCAGCCTCGGCCGGGCCGATCTGCAGGCGAGCGTCGCCGACCTCTTTAACGTGCCGGTCGCCAACGGCTCGCTGCAGGCAAGTGACGTCACCGCGGCCGGCATAGAGGTGGCCCGGCTTTCGGCTACCGCCGAAAGCAGCGGCGCGACCACCAACTTCTCCGCCGATGCCACGCTCAAAAACGGCGCGACCGCCACAGCGTCCGGCGCGCTGTCGCCGGTCGATGGCGGTTGGCGGCTCGGTCTCCAGACCGTGGAGCTGGCGCAAGGCGGGCTTGCGGCGCGCCTCGTCGAACCGGCGGTGCTCGAGGTCAGGGGACAGGATATTTCTGTCGGCAATCTGGCCTTCGATGTTGGCGGCGGGCGTGTGAGCGCGCAAGGCACGATCGCGCAGAGCCTCGACCTTTCCGTAACGATCGCTGCTTTGCCGCTGGCAATCGCCAACACCGTCCGTCCCGATCTCGCACTGGGAGGCACGATCGACGGCACGGCGACGATTGGCGGCACGCGCGCCAGACCGGATATCCGCTTCAATGTGCACGGCAGGTCGATTGCCGCCTCCGCGTTGCGCCAGGCCGGGCTTCGCACGGTCAGCCTGGACGCCACGGGCACGTCGAGCGCCGAAAGGCTGAATGTCGACGCCGCGATAACCAGCCCGGAAGGGCTTCGCGCCACCGTCAGGGGTGGCGTGCCGCTCGGCGAAGGGGCGCTGGCGCTCGATATCTCGCTCAACGCTTTCCCGCTCGCCGTCCTCAACGCAGCCGCTCCCGGCCACAATCTCGGCGGCAGCCTGTCGGGCACTGCCCGGGTGACGGGACCGCTCGCCCGGCCAGCGGCATCGTTCGAATTGCACGGCGCCGGCCTGCGCGCCTCCGCTCTCGACGCGGCCGGACTGTCGCCGCTCGAAGCGACCGCATCCGGCAGCTTCGCCAACGATGTGGTGACGCTGTCCTCGGCGAGAGTGAGCGGCCCGCAAGGGCTTTCGCTCACCGCCAACGGCCGGCTGCCGCTTTCCGGAACCGGCATCTCCGTCACCGTGGACGGCCAAGCGCCGCTGTCGCTCGCCGATCGCTTCCTGGCGGAGCGTGGCGCGCAAGCCTCCGGCACGGTGTCGCTCGCCGCGACGATTTCGGGAAGCCTGATGCAACCGGCCATTCGCGGCACGGTCTCGACCACCGGCGCGCAATTCATCGATCCGCAGACAAACATCCGGCTGCGCGACATCGCCGTGTCGGCGGCAATCGACGGCGATCGCGTCACCATCCGCAGCGGGTCGGCAGCCATCGCGGCTGGGGGTTCGCTCTCGGTTTCCGGATCGGTTTCGACCAACGCGCAGGCAGGCTTCCCCGCCGATGTCCGGATCAACCTCAACCAGGCGCGCTACGCCGACGGCAATCTCGTCGTGGCGACGCTGAGCGGCAGCCTGGCACTGACTGGCCCGCTGACTCGCGACCCGCTGCTTTCAGGCGACATAGCGGTGGAGCGCGCGGAGATCACCGTGCCGGAGAGTTTGGGCGGCGGAGCGGCGGCCATAGACGTTATCCACATCAACCCGCCCAGACCGGTGGCCGAAACCTTGCATCGGGCGAGGGCGGATGACGGCACGCCGACGCCGTCGGCGCGGCCAAGCGTAGTGAGGCTGAACATCGCGGTCAGCGCGCCCTCCCGCATCTTCGTGCGCGGGCGCGGGCTCGACGCCGAACTCGGCGGCACGGTGCGGCTGACCGGGCCGGCGACCGACATCCAGCCGGTCGGCGGCTTCAATTTGATCCGCGGCCGGCTTTCCATCCTTGGCCAGCGCATCACCTTCGATGAGGGCACGGTGACGCTGGTCGGCGACCTCGATCCGTTCATCAACTTCGTCGCGCGTTCGGGCGGCAATGACATAACCGTGTTCATCACGGTCAGCGGACGTGTCTCCGATCCGGACATCAGCTTTTCCTCGCAGCCGGAACTGCCCGAGGACGAGGTGCTGGCGCGGCTGATCTTCAACCGCGGCATCAACGAATTGTCGCCCTTCCAGATCGCGCAGCTTGCCGCGGCTGCGGCCGAACTGGCGGGCGGCTCGAATACTTCCCTGCTCGGCAGCCTGCGCTCCGCCACCGGGCTCGACGACCTCGACATCGTCACCGACGCCGAGGGCAACGCCGCCGTACGGGCCGGGCGCTACATTCAGGACAACATCTATCTCGGCGTCGAAGCAGGGGCGAGCGGGACAACGCGTGCCACCATCAATCTGGACATAACCGACAATCTGAAGGCGCGCGCCTCCGTCGGAGCCGGCGGCGATTCCGGCGCCGGCATATTTTACGAGAAGGATTACTGA
- a CDS encoding PAS domain S-box protein: MNIPQQDIVATLHALEPTATHWRNVLMALPAAIYTTDMSGRITFFNEAAAELWGHRPRIGHDEWCGSWRLRWPDGTPMKHEECPMAVALREEREVRGGEAIAERPDGTCIPFLAFPTPLRDASGKMIGALNMLVDLSVQKKREESQQLLSAIVESSDDAIISKDLNGIIKSWNKGAERLFGYTERETIGNPITMLIPDDRQNEEPGILERIRKGERIDHYETVRVRKDGSKVSISLTVSPVRNSVGRVIGASKIARDISERRESQHRILMLMREVNHRVKNQYAVILSMIRETSKRSRDSLEFEKQVRDRIMALARSHDLLVLAEWRGATVFELLLAQVKPFGNEDCITMSGPSIVLQPNAVQYLGIAFHELATNSAKYGALSAFGGTIKVKWKLDRDGDGKKSFCLTWTEVGGPAVAEVTEHGFGKIVLEKVTPTALGGEGAVVYAPDGVTWTLRAPMTYLEASSEDHEHGPELIAATLD; encoded by the coding sequence TTGAATATCCCGCAACAGGACATCGTCGCGACGCTGCACGCATTGGAGCCGACCGCGACGCATTGGCGCAACGTGCTGATGGCGCTCCCCGCCGCCATCTATACCACGGACATGTCCGGAAGGATTACCTTCTTCAACGAAGCCGCCGCCGAGCTTTGGGGCCACCGCCCGCGCATCGGCCATGACGAATGGTGCGGCTCGTGGCGGCTTCGCTGGCCGGACGGCACGCCGATGAAGCATGAAGAATGCCCCATGGCGGTCGCGCTGCGTGAGGAACGAGAGGTTAGAGGCGGCGAGGCCATAGCTGAACGTCCGGACGGCACGTGCATACCGTTCTTAGCCTTTCCGACCCCCCTGCGCGACGCATCGGGCAAAATGATCGGCGCGCTGAACATGCTGGTCGATCTCAGCGTGCAGAAAAAGCGTGAGGAGAGCCAACAGCTGCTGTCGGCCATCGTCGAATCTTCGGACGATGCCATCATCAGCAAGGATCTGAATGGCATCATCAAAAGCTGGAACAAGGGCGCGGAGCGGCTCTTCGGCTATACGGAGCGGGAAACGATCGGGAATCCCATCACCATGCTGATCCCGGACGACCGGCAGAACGAGGAGCCTGGCATCCTCGAGCGCATCCGCAAAGGCGAGCGGATCGACCACTACGAAACCGTCCGAGTCCGCAAGGACGGCTCGAAGGTCTCTATCTCGTTGACGGTGTCGCCGGTCAGGAATTCCGTCGGGCGCGTGATCGGCGCGTCGAAGATCGCGCGGGACATCAGCGAGCGAAGGGAGAGCCAGCATCGTATTCTGATGCTGATGCGCGAGGTCAATCACCGGGTGAAGAACCAGTATGCGGTGATCCTGTCGATGATCCGCGAGACCAGCAAGAGATCGCGGGATTCGCTGGAATTCGAGAAACAGGTGCGTGACCGGATCATGGCGCTTGCCCGTTCGCACGACCTTCTTGTTCTCGCCGAGTGGCGCGGTGCAACCGTATTCGAATTGTTGCTCGCGCAGGTGAAGCCCTTCGGCAACGAGGATTGCATCACGATGTCGGGGCCGTCTATCGTGCTGCAGCCGAACGCAGTCCAGTATCTGGGTATCGCCTTCCACGAACTGGCGACCAACTCGGCCAAATACGGCGCCCTTTCGGCGTTTGGCGGAACCATCAAGGTCAAATGGAAGCTCGACCGCGACGGCGATGGAAAGAAGAGTTTTTGCCTTACCTGGACCGAAGTCGGCGGCCCGGCCGTCGCCGAAGTCACCGAACATGGCTTTGGCAAGATCGTGTTGGAGAAGGTGACGCCCACCGCCCTTGGCGGCGAGGGAGCTGTGGTCTATGCGCCCGACGGGGTGACATGGACGCTGCGCGCGCCAATGACCTATCTCGAAGCCTCGAGCGAAGACCATGAGCACGGGCCTGAACTGATCGCCGCCACACTCGACTAA
- a CDS encoding alpha/beta hydrolase — translation MKSTLIALIASAAALLAAPAAFAGEAKKAETATAAPSKTGYTEVNGVNYYYEIRGEGEPLLLLHGGLGSIDMFGPVLPALSEGRQVIAVDLHGHGRTALGERDISLPDIGDDLAALLDELGYEKVDVLGYSFGGGAAFRLAVQHPDVVRRLALVSAGFADDGFYPEIKAQQVQLTGAAAEFMKETPMYTSYVAVAPKPEDFPKLLDQMGNLMRKPYDWSADAAKLKMPVMLVFGDSDMYRPEHVIKFYQLLGGGLKDAGWMRENLSQNRLAIIPNRTHYDVFFAPELAGTVLPFLNGETAVKSWDELVAGK, via the coding sequence ATGAAATCCACGCTGATCGCCCTTATTGCTTCTGCCGCAGCATTGCTCGCTGCGCCGGCTGCCTTTGCCGGGGAAGCCAAAAAGGCCGAAACCGCCACGGCAGCGCCGTCGAAGACCGGGTATACCGAGGTCAACGGCGTCAATTACTATTACGAGATCCGTGGCGAGGGTGAGCCGCTGCTGCTTCTGCATGGCGGGCTCGGTTCGATCGATATGTTCGGCCCCGTGCTGCCCGCGCTTTCGGAAGGCAGGCAGGTCATTGCGGTCGATCTCCACGGCCATGGCCGCACGGCGCTTGGCGAGCGTGACATCAGCCTTCCGGATATCGGCGACGATCTGGCCGCGTTGCTCGACGAACTCGGCTACGAAAAAGTCGACGTGCTCGGCTATTCATTTGGCGGCGGCGCCGCCTTCCGGCTGGCCGTGCAGCATCCCGATGTGGTGCGGCGGCTGGCGCTGGTTTCGGCCGGCTTTGCCGATGACGGCTTCTATCCTGAGATAAAGGCCCAGCAGGTGCAACTCACGGGGGCGGCGGCGGAGTTCATGAAGGAAACGCCGATGTACACCTCCTATGTCGCGGTGGCGCCGAAGCCGGAGGATTTTCCAAAGCTGCTCGACCAGATGGGCAATCTGATGCGCAAGCCCTATGACTGGTCGGCGGATGCGGCCAAGCTCAAGATGCCGGTCATGCTGGTGTTCGGCGACAGCGACATGTACCGGCCCGAGCATGTGATCAAATTCTATCAGCTGCTCGGCGGCGGACTGAAGGACGCCGGCTGGATGCGCGAAAACCTGTCGCAGAACCGGCTGGCGATCATTCCGAACCGTACCCATTACGACGTATTCTTCGCGCCGGAACTTGCCGGCACCGTGCTTCCCTTCCTGAACGGCGAGACCGCGGTGAAGAGCTGGGACGAGCTGGTGGCCGGAAAATAA